Proteins from one Impatiens glandulifera chromosome 2, dImpGla2.1, whole genome shotgun sequence genomic window:
- the LOC124923972 gene encoding calmodulin-binding protein 60 D-like, whose translation MHTRYMERVNSMRGKRPLEGEDEQQQPERKRPALASVIVEALKLDSLQKLCSSLEPILRRVVSEEVERALAKLAPPRLSGRSSPRQIEGPDGRSLQLHFKSRLSLPLFTGGKVEGEQGAAIHFVLLDANAGQVVTYGPESNLKLEVVVLEGDFNNENDEDWRQEEFESHVVKERDGKRPLLTGDLQVSLKEGVGSLGELSFTDNSSWIRSRKFRLGLRVSSGYAEGIRIREAKTEAFTVKDHRGELYKKHYPPALNDDVWRLEKIGKDGSFHKRLNQAGIFTVEDFLRLVVRDPPKLRSTLGSGMSNKMWDALIEHAKTCVLSGRLYVYYPDDTRNVGVVFNNIYELSGLINGEQYFPVHSLPEAQKMGVDTLVKKAYENWNQVIEYDGESLLGYAQPKKSSASRNQLLPGPVDYPNSFDNQLSTPSSASVHSEQSAGDSSLPLGYNESMANKFPGPPHFLDSEPRVHYNGNMFSSQEHQINNSQQTQNGTRYGNNNVGLALGPPQPSSSSFQGMNNASSAAAAEQQYANNNPYDDWSQSRGKGVVEEFMSEDEIRMRSHEMLENDEMQHFLRLFSMGGSNINIPSDDGFGFPNYMSAPTPNMNFGFDEDSSRPGKSVAGWLKIKAAMRWGFFIRKKAAERRRAQLVELDDD comes from the exons ATGCATACCAGGTATATGGAGAGGGTTAACTCTATGAGGGGGAAAAGACCTTTGGAAGGAGAAGATGAACAGCAGCAGCCTGAGAGGAAGCGGCCGGCTTTGGCCAG TGTTATTGTTGAAGCTTTGAAGTTGGACAGTTTACAGAAACTTTGTTCATCTTTGGAACCCATTCTGCGTAGAGTT GTTAGTGAAGAAGTTGAACGTGCTCTAGCAAAATTAGCCCCTCCTCGACTGTCTGGAAG ATCATCCCCTAGACAAATTGAAGGGCCAGATGGACGGAGCTTGCAGCTTCACTTTAAATCCAGGTTGTCTCTTCCTCTCTTCACAGGAGGAAAGGTGGAGGGAGAGCAGGGTGCTGCAATCCATTTTGTTTTGCTTGATGCTAATGCGGGTCAAGTTGTAACATACGGTCCAGAGTCCAATCTGAAGCTGGAAGTGGTTGTTCTGGAAGGAGATTTCAACAATGAAAACGATGAAGACTGGAGACAAGAAGAATTCGAGAGCCATGTTGTAAAAGAGCGTGATGGCAAGAGACCTCTTTTGACTGGAGATTTGCAAGTCTCGCTCAAGGAAGGTGTAGGATCCCTTGGCGAGCTTTCATTTACAGATAATTCGAGTTGGATTAGAAGCAGAAAGTTCCGCCTTGGTCTCAGAGTTTCTTCGGGATATGCTGAAGGAATACGCATAAGAGAGGCAAAGACAGAAGCTTTCACTGTTAAAGATCACCGAGGAGAAT TATATAAGAAGCACTATCCACCTGCTTTGAACGACGATGTTTGGAGATTGGAGAAGATTGGTAAAGACGGGTCATTccataaaagactaaatcaaGCAGGAATATTCACAGTGGAGGACTTTCTTCGTCTTGTAGTCAGAGATCCCCCAAAGTTACGAAGT ACCCTTGGAAGTGGTATGTCTAATAAGATGTGGGATGCCCTCATAGAGCACGCCAAGACCTGTGTTTTGAGTGGGAGACTCTATGTGTATTATCCAGATGACACAAGAAATGTTGGTGTTGTCTTCAACAATATTTATGAGCTAAGTGGGCTTATAAATGGTGAACAATACTTCCCCGTTCATTCTCTCCCTGAAGCCCAGAAG ATGGGTGTTGATACCTTGGTGAAGAAAGCTTATGAAAACTGGAACCAAGTTATTGAGTATGATGGGGAGTCCCTCTTGGGCTATGCCCAACCGAAGAAGTCAAGTGCATCTCGCAATCAACTACTACCTGGTCCTGTTGACTATCCAAATTCTTTTGATAATCAGCTTTCCACACCATCATCGGCTTCAGTTCATTCCGAGCAGTCTGCAGGGGATTCAAGCTTGCCACttg GTTATAATGAGAGCATGGCAAACAAATTCCCAGGTCCGCCTCACTTCCTGGATTCTGAACCCCGTGTCCACTACAACGGTAACATGTTTTCATCACAAGAGCATCAAATAAACAATTCTCAACAGACCCAGAACGGTACTAGATATGGTAACAACAACGTGGGACTGGCACTCGGTCCTCCTCAACCATCTTCATCATCTTTCCAGGGCATGAACAATGCCTCATCTGCTGCTGCCGCCGAACAACAATACGCTAATAATAATCCATACGATGACTGGTCGCAGAGCAGAGGAAAGGGTGTAGTTGAGGAATTCATGTCAGAGGATGAGATTCGCATGAGAAGTCATGAGATGCTTGAGAATGATGAGATGCAGCATTTTCTTCGACTATTCAGTATGGGAGGCAGCAACATAAATATCCCATCAGATGATGGGTTTGGTTTCCCCAATTACATGTCGGCTCCAACTCCAAACATGAACTTTGGTTTCGACGAGGATAGTAGTCGTCCTGGAAAATCTGTTGCCGGATGGCTGAAAATCAAAGCAGCTATGAGATGGGGCTTCTTTATCAGAAAGAAAGCAGCAGAGAGGAGGCGTGCACAGCTTGTGGAGCTGGACGATGACTAG
- the LOC124924097 gene encoding protein PAT1 homolog 2-like — MLPSTGDALFDASRYAFFGQENVEEVELGGLEDDSDVPFSGNGDDEYRLFHIEEDPVLGSSSDIDDLAATFVKLNRVVTGPKHLGVIGDRGSGSLSRESSSAAELTEEPQLCNNWWDRPTFNAESFVEGQKWSSETHDPCSETRPLYRTSSYPLPQFSSEPTSAYPLESKSLYRTSSYPLQPPQFSSEPVLLHGPPYTSFPPAEDITQQPPPRIRSRHLSISSLSNNGHHQPPFIGQNDPPLSTPNLLQSSGLLTHRSHDRNMTQLNISGLPFNKRPQNNWVSCPDLLRSEYSNLSNNILQQQLLSQHLRPMQQQQQFLQQQRMQYPVDLSLPYLSSLPSHMYSGLPSPSSQFVGGRDHKRKSAQSQKGKFSNRSSQQGSVDASSQKSDKSNNCLQFRSKYMTGEELESILKLQHANSHGNDPYVNDYYHQARLAKVSGSKNRFSPFHLKESSSASSARSSQHQVDSFRGKQPSIVEVITTPPSSEQKALEQEPMFAVRISIEDSFSILLDVDDIDRFLQNSQQQQADGGVLLKRKRQMMLEGLATSLQLVDPFGKTANSVGLVAKDDIVFLRLVSIPKGQKLISKYLQVLPTGGELTRIVCMAVFRHLRFLFGGLPSDVSITNLAKAVSTSVKGMDLNAVSACLAAVVCSSEQPPLRPVGSPSGDGASVTLISVLERATEVLKVSGNSRRPNPALWQASFDAFFDLLTKYCMSKYDSIIQSISSQQAAAGGSTESGSSSMSSEGPRAISREMPVELLRASLPHTNEKQRRLLLDFARRSVPDAGPNAQSGSPGSLNAESVKG; from the exons ATGCTCCCTTCAACAG GTGATGCCTTATTTGATGCATCACGATATGCGTTTTTTGGGCAAGAGAATGTCGAGGAAGTTGAGTTGGGTGGATTGGAAGACGACAGTGATGTCCCGTTTAGTGGTAATGGGGATGATGAATACAGGCTCTTTCACATTGAAGAG GATCCAGTTTTGGGATCTTCATCTGATATAGATGACCTCGCTGCTACATTTGTGAAG TTAAATAGGGTAGTTACAGGACCTAAACATCTTGGAGTAATTGGTGATCGGGGATCTGGATCATTGTCCAGGGAAA GTTCATCTGCTGCTGAATTGACAGAGGAACCACAATTGTGTAATAACTGGTGGGATCGGCCTACATTCAATGCAGAAAGTTTTGTGGAAGGGCAAAAATGGTCGTCAGAAACACATGACCCTTGTTCAGAAACAAGACCTCTGTACAGAACCTCATCCTATCCTCTGCCACAATTTTCTAGCGAACCTACTTCAGCATATCCATTAGAATCAAAATCCTTGTATAGAACCTCATCTTACCCTCTGCAACCGCCACAATTTTCCAGTGAACCTGTTCTATTACATGGACCGCCCTACACTTCTTTTCCTCCTGCGGAGGATATAACGCAACAACCTCCACCCCGCATCCGTTCACGTCACCTAAGTATCTCATCTCTTTCCAATAATGGGCATCATCAACCACCCTTCATTGGGCAGAACGATCCACCTTTATCTACTCCAAATCTTCTGCAGTCCTCTGGTTTATTAACCCATAGATCTCATGACAGAAACATGACTCAGCTAAACATTTCTGGTCTTCCTTTTAATAAACGACCACAAAACAACTGGGTCAGCTGTCCTGATTTGCTTCGTAGTGAATATTCCAACCTGTCGAACAATATCTTGCAACAGCAGTTACTTTCTCAACATCTAAGACCaatgcagcagcagcagcagttTCTTCAACAACAGAGAATGCAGTATCCAGTTGATCTCTCTCTCCCTTACCTATCTTCACTACCATCCCATATGTATAGCGGCCTTCCTTCTCCCTCCTCCCAATTTGTTGGTGGGAGAGATCATAAACGCAAGTCTGCACAGTCACAGAAAGGTAAGTTTAGTAACCGTTCGTCACAGCAGGGATCGGTGGATGCTTCTAGCCAGAAGAGCGATAAGAGTAATAACTGCCTACAGTTCAGATCAAAGTACATGACGGGAGAAGAGCTGGAAAGTATTCTCAAACTGCAGCATGCAAACTCACATGGTAACGACCCTTATGTTAATGATTACTATCATCAAGCCCGTCTTGCAAAAGTATCCGGGTCGAAGAATCGTTTCTCCCCTTTTCACTTGAAGGAGTCTTCTTCTGCTTCTTCGGCTCGATCATCTCAGCACCAAGTTGATTCCTTTCGAGGCAAACAACCTTCTATAGTTGAAGTTATTACAACTCCTCCTTCCTCTGAGCAGAAGGCGCTCGAACAGGAACCGATGTTTGCTGTCAGAATCTCTATCGAGGACAGCTTCTCTATCCTACTAGACGTGGATGATATCGACCGCTTTCTACAAAACAGTCAGCAGCAGCAAGCGGACGGAGGCGTTCTTCTGAAACGCAAGCGGCAGATGATGTTAGAAGGCCTCGCCACTTCACTTCAACTAGTCGACCCGTTTGGGAAAACCGCGAATTCTGTCGGGCTGGTCGCGAAAGATGACATCGTATTCCTCCGTTTGGTTTCCATTCCCAAGGGGCAGAAGCTTATCTCCAAATACCTTCAAGTTCTCCCCACCGGCGGAGAACTGACTCGAATAGTCTGCATGGCTGTATTCCGGCATTTAAGGTTTTTATTCGGCGGGCTTCCGTCAGATGTTTCGATCACAAACCTAGCGAAAGCAGTTTCCACATCTGTTAAGGGTATGGACCTTAACGCTGTTAGCGCGTGTCTTGCTGCAGTTGTTTGTTCGTCGGAGCAGCCGCCACTTCGACCGGTTGGCAGCCCTTCCGGAGATGGAGCGTCGGTTACGTTGATTTCAGTTCTGGAGAGGGCGACTGAAGTTCTAAAGGTGTCTGGTAACTCTAGAAGGCCGAATCCTGCCTTGTGGCAGGCTTCTTTCGATGCGTTCTTCGATCTTCTGACTAAGTATTGTATGAGTAAATACGACAGCATAATTCAGTCTATAAGTTCACAACAGGCGGCGGCTGGTGGAAGTACAGAGAGTGGTAGTAGCAGTATGAGTTCTGAGGGTCCGAGAGCAATAAGCAGGGAGATGCCTGTGGAGCTTCTTCGGGCTAGCCTTCCTCACACAAACGAGAAACAGAGAAGGTTGTTGTTAGATTTTGCTAGACGATCTGTTCCCGATGCTGGACCTAATGCTCAATCAGGTAGCCCTGGTTCTTTAAACGCCGAATCGGTTAAGGGTTAG